In Oncorhynchus gorbuscha isolate QuinsamMale2020 ecotype Even-year linkage group LG08, OgorEven_v1.0, whole genome shotgun sequence, one genomic interval encodes:
- the LOC124041986 gene encoding zinc-alpha-2-glycoprotein-like, whose translation MMNPIRYVFIGLLLCSFISQNDVGPTVKHVLEYMYTRFNSSHYEVAGLLDGELVDFYSSALKSPVPKKIWNEESTSFGYNDWQEILSARQKVNTYFLSSAVDLRRHFVKHPLRGDIVQMKLGCTVDITIIERKKTEKAVGFAEFAYDGNTVLFLSDNSSMWIPKDVYAHDIHDIVHKWNTQSMKDHLTNFVNVDCPVALDRFRLLERTNSSAPKVYTVPGGSLKPGLINLTCLITGSYPKSSPIELNLFRDNILLTEMEGVHSSGVRPNEDHTYQLRKTVRIDTSESVVYRCDVNHKSFPKPRNYTWEVKKQEGSNIRIYIGLCILLLFILGIVVPFFKNRWRSEPNRYLAGE comes from the exons ATGATGAACCCTATCCGATATGTATTTATTGGACTGCTTCTTTGTTCGTTTATTTCGCAAAATGATGTAGGACCTACGG TCAAACATGTACTTGAGTACATGTACACACGCTTCAATTCCTCCCACTATGAAGTCGCTGGGTTGTTGGATGGAGAACTGGTGGACTTCTACAGCAGTGCCCTCAAGTCCCCTGTACCTAAAAAAATCTGGAATGAAGAAAGTACGAGCTTTGGATATAATGACTGGCAGGAAATTCTTTCAGCTCGACAGAAAGTTAATACGTATTTTTTATCCAGTGCTGTAGATCTGAGGAGGCACTTTGTAAAACATCCCTTAA GAGGTGATATTGTGCAGATGAAACTTGGTTGTACTGTGGATATAACCATcattgaaagaaaaaaaacagagaaaGCCGTTGGCTTTGCTGAGTTTGCCTATGATGGAAACACAGTGCTGTTCCTCAGTGATAACTCAAGTATGTGGATCCCAAAAGATGTATATGCTCACGATATTCATGATATCGTACACAAATGGAACACGCAAAGCATGAAAGACCACTTGACCAACTTTGTGAATGTGGACTGTCCAGTGGCACTTGATCGTTTCCGATTATTAGAGCGCACAAACTCAT CTGCTCCAAAGGTCTACACTGTCCCTGGCGGCTCTTTAAAACCTGGGTTGATCAACCTGACTTGTTTAATTACCGGATCCTATCCAAAGTCATCACCCATTGAGCTGAACCTGTTTAGGGACAACATCCTCCTAACAGAGATGGAGGGTGTCCATTCCTCAGGAGTCAGACCTAACGAAGACCACACCTACCAGCTGAGGAAGACGGTGAGGATCGACACCTCCGAGTCTGTCGTTTATCGATGTGATGTCAATCATAAAAGCTTCCCTAAACCCCGGAATTACACTTGGG AGGTGAAAAAACAAGAGGGATCAAATATTCGAATTTACATTGGACTATGCATATTGTTGCTTTTCATACTGGGGATTGTTGTACCGTTTTTCAAAAACAGATGGAGATCTGAGCCTAATAGATATTTGGCTGGTGAGTAA
- the LOC124041988 gene encoding uncharacterized protein LOC124041988 isoform X2, whose amino-acid sequence MEAEVAGAPNQGWHMDGDVTTLPSEGEKQVRDTETGGTVFDILQYESSRLEQEPNEVFLLMDDHGLQDEYVQSFDCPPTPTSGFLGVLRYKRESQDQAPNPRNILPEPLVDSPVMCEYCGEKARPPLGPTFAEDPGIFCCAQYQQLCDMLAHERWLALQRPDQEDDSTLPPNNQPTREEEELQAQARDRAEHRKQEQERDRLYQDTQSTLRSADTYTRFSRTISYQLSTCTAKEGQWTVTQHPGIEEDLEKENGDTLYDHESFEFGISPHQDGAQFLEKYYAGGSKFLSLPRWFCPGFLSLWLLGPGHNL is encoded by the exons ATGGAGGCTGAAGTTGCAGGTGCCCCAAATCAAGGCTGGCATATGGACGGTGATGTCACTACTCTGCCCAGTGAGGGAGAGAAGCAAGTGCGAGACACAGAGACGGGTGGAACAGTTTTTGATATCCTTCAAT ATGAGTCTTCTAGGTTAGAGCAGGAACCCAATGAAGTCTTTTTGCTCATGGATGACCAT GGGCTGCAAGATGAATATGTACAGTCTTTTGATTGTCCACCAACTCCCACTTCTGGTTTTCTGGGAGTTCTTAGATATAAGAGGGAGTCCCAGGACCAAGCACCAAACCCAAGGAACATCCTCCCAGAG CCTCTCGTGGACTCTCCAGTGATGTGTGAGTACTGTGGAGAGAAAGCAAGGCCTCCACTTGGACCAACATTTGCAGAGGACCCTGGG atcttctGCTGTGCCCAGTACCAGCAGCTGTGTGACATGCTGGCCCATGAAAGGTGGCTTGCCCTGCAGAGACCTGATCAGGAGGATGACTCGACACTCCCACCTAACAATCAGCcaaccagagaggaggaggagttgcaGGCCCAGGCCCGGGACAGAGCGGAGCACAG aaAGCAGGAGCAAGAGCGAGACCGACTCTACCAGGACACACAGTCAACCCTCCGATCTGCAGATACCT ACACACGCTTCTCTAGGACCATCAGCTACCAGCTGTCCACCTGTACAGCCAAAGAGGGACAGTGGACTGTTACACAACATCCTGGGATTGAGGAGGACCTGGAAAAAGAAAATGGAGACACCCTTTATGACCATGAGTCATTTGAGTTTGGCATTTCTCCGCATCAG GATGGGGCACAATTTCTGGAGAAGTATTATGCCGGTGGGAGCAAGTTTCTCAGTCTTCCCAGATGGTTCTGCCCAGGTTTT CTATCCCTCTGGCTTCTTGGCCCTGGTCATAATCTCTGA
- the LOC124041988 gene encoding uncharacterized protein LOC124041988 isoform X3, whose amino-acid sequence MEAEVAGAPNQGWHMDGDVTTLPSEGEKQVRDTETGGTVFDILQYESSRLEQEPNEVFLLMDDHGLQDEYVQSFDCPPTPTSGFLGVLRYKRESQDQAPNPRNILPEPLVDSPVMCEYCGEKARPPLGPTFAEDPGIFCCAQYQQLCDMLAHERWLALQRPDQEDDSTLPPNNQPTREEEELQAQARDRAEHRKQEQERDRLYQDTQSTLRSADTYTRFSRTISYQLSTCTAKEGQWTVTQHPGIEEDLEKENGDTLYDHESFEFGISPHQDGAQFLEKYYAGGSKFLSLPRWFCPAIPLASWPWS is encoded by the exons ATGGAGGCTGAAGTTGCAGGTGCCCCAAATCAAGGCTGGCATATGGACGGTGATGTCACTACTCTGCCCAGTGAGGGAGAGAAGCAAGTGCGAGACACAGAGACGGGTGGAACAGTTTTTGATATCCTTCAAT ATGAGTCTTCTAGGTTAGAGCAGGAACCCAATGAAGTCTTTTTGCTCATGGATGACCAT GGGCTGCAAGATGAATATGTACAGTCTTTTGATTGTCCACCAACTCCCACTTCTGGTTTTCTGGGAGTTCTTAGATATAAGAGGGAGTCCCAGGACCAAGCACCAAACCCAAGGAACATCCTCCCAGAG CCTCTCGTGGACTCTCCAGTGATGTGTGAGTACTGTGGAGAGAAAGCAAGGCCTCCACTTGGACCAACATTTGCAGAGGACCCTGGG atcttctGCTGTGCCCAGTACCAGCAGCTGTGTGACATGCTGGCCCATGAAAGGTGGCTTGCCCTGCAGAGACCTGATCAGGAGGATGACTCGACACTCCCACCTAACAATCAGCcaaccagagaggaggaggagttgcaGGCCCAGGCCCGGGACAGAGCGGAGCACAG aaAGCAGGAGCAAGAGCGAGACCGACTCTACCAGGACACACAGTCAACCCTCCGATCTGCAGATACCT ACACACGCTTCTCTAGGACCATCAGCTACCAGCTGTCCACCTGTACAGCCAAAGAGGGACAGTGGACTGTTACACAACATCCTGGGATTGAGGAGGACCTGGAAAAAGAAAATGGAGACACCCTTTATGACCATGAGTCATTTGAGTTTGGCATTTCTCCGCATCAG GATGGGGCACAATTTCTGGAGAAGTATTATGCCGGTGGGAGCAAGTTTCTCAGTCTTCCCAGATGGTTCTGCCCAG CTATCCCTCTGGCTTCTTGGCCCTGGTCATAA
- the LOC124041988 gene encoding glutamate-rich protein 6-like isoform X1: protein MKGGLPCRDLIRRMTRHSHLTISQPERRRSCRPRPGTERSTESRSKSETDSTRTHSQPSDLQIPTHASLGPSATSCPPVQPKRDSGLLHNILGLRRTWKKKMETPFMTMSHLSLAFLRIRMGHNFWRSIMPVGASFSVFPDGSAQVFYPSGFLALVIISDGRERVCIVHDDHSLGQPIRALFQSDGRATCYHGNGNVWLSLDASGGQCLNDAGARIRRWRWRGHSQTPTPLRPLFLSLNRSLGVRVLGQEHMFVSFLSAGQQAKFSVGACLQPVALGMIQAPGPSISKEECILLAGRIRVHQVIRHLHHCLRCPSNPRPLRAGLAPSLSLAKRLLDFSCSLQLEERERAFVHRCLQDCL, encoded by the exons ATGAAAGGTGGCTTGCCCTGCAGAGACCTGATCAGGAGGATGACTCGACACTCCCACCTAACAATCAGCcaaccagagaggaggaggagttgcaGGCCCAGGCCCGGGACAGAGCGGAGCACAG aaAGCAGGAGCAAGAGCGAGACCGACTCTACCAGGACACACAGTCAACCCTCCGATCTGCAGATACCT ACACACGCTTCTCTAGGACCATCAGCTACCAGCTGTCCACCTGTACAGCCAAAGAGGGACAGTGGACTGTTACACAACATCCTGGGATTGAGGAGGACCTGGAAAAAGAAAATGGAGACACCCTTTATGACCATGAGTCATTTGAGTTTGGCATTTCTCCGCATCAG GATGGGGCACAATTTCTGGAGAAGTATTATGCCGGTGGGAGCAAGTTTCTCAGTCTTCCCAGATGGTTCTGCCCAGGTTTT CTATCCCTCTGGCTTCTTGGCCCTGGTCATAATCTCTGATGGAAGAGAAAGGGTATGTATTGTACATGATGACCACTCCCTTGGGCAGCcaatcagagccctattccaatCTGATGGCAGGGCCACATGTTACCATGGCAACGGTAATGTCTG GCTGAGCTTGGACGCGTCAGGAGGTCAGTGTCTGAATGATGCAGGGGCCAGGATCAGAAGGTGGAGATGGAGAGGCCACAGCCAGACGCCCACCCCCCTGCGGCCGCTCTTCCTATCTTTAAACCGCAGCCTGGGGGTGAGGGTCCTGGGACAGGAACACATGTTTGTGTCCTTCCTTTCTGCTGGCCAACAGGCCAAGTTCAGTGTGGGGGCCTGTTTGCAG CCAGTGGCTCTGGGGATGATTCAGGCTCCAGGTCCATCCATATCCAAGGAGGAGTGTATTCTATTGGCTGGACGGATAAGGGTCCATCAGGTCATTAGGCATCTCCACCACTGCCTGCGCTGCCCCTCCAACCCAAGGCCTCTGAGGGCTGGACTAGCTCCTAGCCTCTCTCTGGCCAAAAGGTTACTGGACTTCAGTTGCTCTCTTCAGCTTGAGGAGCGTGAGAGGGCCTTTGTCCACAGGTGTCTCCAGGATTGCCTGTGA
- the LOC124041988 gene encoding uncharacterized protein LOC124041988 isoform X4, whose protein sequence is MKGGLPCRDLIRRMTRHSHLTISQPERRRSCRPRPGTERSTESRSKSETDSTRTHSQPSDLQIPTHASLGPSATSCPPVQPKRDSGLLHNILGLRRTWKKKMETPFMTMSHLSLAFLRIRMGHNFWRSIMPVGASFSVFPDGSAQVFYPSGFLALVIISDGRERVCIVHDDHSLGQPIRALFQSDGRATCYHGNGNVWLSLDASGGQCLNDAGARIRRWRWRGHSQTPTPLRPLFLSLNRSLGVRVLGQEHMFVSFLSAGQQAKFSVGACLQPFNSNCFKVTIGLILKSLSGFLPFRQLS, encoded by the exons ATGAAAGGTGGCTTGCCCTGCAGAGACCTGATCAGGAGGATGACTCGACACTCCCACCTAACAATCAGCcaaccagagaggaggaggagttgcaGGCCCAGGCCCGGGACAGAGCGGAGCACAG aaAGCAGGAGCAAGAGCGAGACCGACTCTACCAGGACACACAGTCAACCCTCCGATCTGCAGATACCT ACACACGCTTCTCTAGGACCATCAGCTACCAGCTGTCCACCTGTACAGCCAAAGAGGGACAGTGGACTGTTACACAACATCCTGGGATTGAGGAGGACCTGGAAAAAGAAAATGGAGACACCCTTTATGACCATGAGTCATTTGAGTTTGGCATTTCTCCGCATCAG GATGGGGCACAATTTCTGGAGAAGTATTATGCCGGTGGGAGCAAGTTTCTCAGTCTTCCCAGATGGTTCTGCCCAGGTTTT CTATCCCTCTGGCTTCTTGGCCCTGGTCATAATCTCTGATGGAAGAGAAAGGGTATGTATTGTACATGATGACCACTCCCTTGGGCAGCcaatcagagccctattccaatCTGATGGCAGGGCCACATGTTACCATGGCAACGGTAATGTCTG GCTGAGCTTGGACGCGTCAGGAGGTCAGTGTCTGAATGATGCAGGGGCCAGGATCAGAAGGTGGAGATGGAGAGGCCACAGCCAGACGCCCACCCCCCTGCGGCCGCTCTTCCTATCTTTAAACCGCAGCCTGGGGGTGAGGGTCCTGGGACAGGAACACATGTTTGTGTCCTTCCTTTCTGCTGGCCAACAGGCCAAGTTCAGTGTGGGGGCCTGTTTGCAG cctttcaactctaactgttttaaagtcaccattggcctcatcctgaaatccttgagcggtttccttcctttccGTCAACTGAGTTAA
- the LOC124041990 gene encoding stress-associated endoplasmic reticulum protein 1 — protein sequence MVAKQRIRMANEKHSKNITQRGNVAKSTRNPQDDKVAVGPWLLALFIFVVCGSAIFQIIQSIRMGM from the exons ATGGTCGCCAAACAGAGGATTCGTATGGCCAACGAAAAACACAGCAAGAATATCACGCAAAGAGGCAACGTAGCCAAATCTACG AGAAACCCTCAAGATGATAAGGTGGCTGTGGGACCATGGCTGTTGGCCCTCTTCATCTTTGTTGTGTGTGGATCAG CTATCTTCCAGATCATTCAGAGCATTCGGATGGGCATGTAG